The Pseudodesulfovibrio cashew genomic sequence TACGCGGTCAGCCTGCTCATGGGCGACGTGGACATGAGCCCGGATTCCGTATTGGACCGGATCGTGGACCTGCTTCCCTCGGCCTTCCGCAACCCCGCCTCCACCCACGCGCGCCTGGCCCTGGATCGGAAGACCCGCGAAACGCCGGGGTACGAGCCTTCGGAAACCGTGCTCAGCGAACGGATCATGGTCAACCGGGAGAAGCGGGGACGCCTTTCCGTGGCCGTCAAGCACGACGCGCCCGGTCTGGCCGGGGAGCCTTTTACCGAAGGCGAGCGGGGGCTTTTCGCCACCGTGGCCCGGCAGGTGGCCATCGTGGTCTCCAAGAAGGAGATGCGCGAGGCCAAGCAGGAACTCGAGCGCCAGCTTCGGCAGGCGGACCGGCTTGCCAAGATCGGACAATTTTCCGCCGGTGTGGCCCACGAGATCAACGAACCCCTGGCCAACATCCTCGGGTTTGCAGAGCTGGCCCGCCAGGCCGATGGGTTGCCGGATCAGGTCAAGGCCGATCTGGGCGCGATCATCGACTCCTCGCTGCACGCGCGGGAGATCGTCCGCAAGCTGATGTTCTTCAGCCGCAAGCTGCCCCCGCAGCTCATGCCCCTCGACCTCAACGAGACCGTGGAGCAGGCCCTGCGCATCACCGAATCGCAGGCCAAGCGCGGCAACATAGAGATCGTGCGCGACTACGCCAGCCCCGCTCCTCGGGTCACGGCCGACCCGCAGCACCTCAAGCAGGTGGTGGTCAACCTGGTAGCCAACGCCATCCAGGCCATGGAGCGGGACGGCACGGTGCGGGTGACCACATCCAGCGTTCAGGACGACGCGTACCTCATCGTGGAGGACACCGGTCCCGGCATGGCCCCCGAGGTGGTCAAGCACATCTTCACCCCGTTTTTCACCACCAAGGACGTGGATCAGGGCACCGGGCTCGGTTTGTCCGTGGTTCACGGCATCGTCAAGGCCCACGGCGGCTTCATCCAGGTCGACTCCACTCCCGGCGAGGGCGTGCGGGTTGAGGTCGTTTTCCCCAGCCCCGGAACCCGCAAGGAGGGCGCGGCATGAGTGATGATATCCGGATACTGGCGGTGGACGACTCCAAGTCCACCCTGGAAGTGCTCAAGCGGAACCTGCTCCCCGAAGGGTACGAGGTCTACACCTGCGAGCGGGTGGACGAGGCGCTGCCACTGCTCGAAGAGCTGGACATCGACCTTGTCATCACCGACTACCGCATGCCCCAGGCCACCGGGCTGGACCTGATCAAGCACGTGCGCGGGAATCATCCGGACATGGAGATCATGATGATCACCGGGTATCCGTCCATCCCGGGCGCGGTGGAGGCCATCAAGGACGGCGCGGGTGAGTACCTGGCCAAGCCCTTCACCACCGAGGAGCTGCTCTCGGCAGTGGAGCGCATCGTGTCCCGCCTTCAGCAGCGTCGTGTATTCTCCACGCCGGACACCCCGCCGGACAACTTCGGAATTATCGGCAACTCGCCGGAGATGGCGCGGGTATTCCGGCGCATCGGCAAGGCCGCTGCCAGCGACGCCAACGTGCTCATCTCCGGGCAGTCGGGCACGGGTAAGGAATTGGTGGCGCGCGCGGTGCATTACAACAGCGATCGCCGGTCGGCCTCGTTCGTGCCGGTCAACTGCACGGCCATCCCGGACAGTCTGGTGGAGAGCGAGTTGTTCGGCCACGTAAAGGGGGCGTTCACCGGGGCCAAGGAGGCCCGCGCCGGATTCTTCGAGATCGCCCACGGCGGCTCCATCTTTCTGGACGAGATCGGCGACGCCAGCCCGAACATGCAGGCCAAGCTGCTGCGCGTCATCCAGGCCAAGGAGTTCACCAAGGTCGGTTCCAGCCGGGTGCACCGGGTGGACACCCGCATCCTGGCTGCCACCCACAAGGATCTGAAGCAGATGGTGGCCGAGGGCACCTTCCGTGAGGATCTTTTTTACCGGATCAACGTGGTGGACATCACGGTCCCGGCCCTGTGCGAGCGGGGGGACGACATCCTGTTGCTGATCAACTATTTCCTGACCAAGTTCTCCAAGGGCATGCACCGGACGCCGCCAGGCCTGAGCGATGAGGTCCTTCATGCCCTCCAACGCCACCCCTGGCCGGGCAACGTGCGCGAGCTGGAGAACCTCATCCAGAAGCTGGTGGTCATCGTGGATCACGACCCCATCGAGATCACGGACCTGCCCGACGCCATGCGCTTCAGCCTGCCCAGGGAGGGCAACGTCAGCCGTACCCTGGCCGAGGTGGAGTACGAGCACATCCGCAACGTGCTGTCCATGACCCGCGACAACAAGACGAGGGCGGCCGAGGTGCTGGGCATCAACCGCAAGACGCTCCGTGAAAAGCTCAAGCGGATGGAGGAGTTCGGGGGCGGAGAGGAGTAGCCGCCAGCCTTAGGCAAGCAACTCCCTGATGTGGTCTTCCTTGTATCCGACCACGCTCTCGTCACCGATGAACGTGACGGGAAAGGCGATATCCGGATTGATGGCGCGCAACCTGCGCATGGCCTCGTTGCGCTCATCGCCGAAGAGACGGTCCGTGAATACCCACTTGAAGCCGTTCGCCCCGACGAGTTCAGTAAGGAGCTCGCGGGTCTTGTTGCAGTGGGGGCAGTTGCTGATGGTATAGAGGGTGATTTCCTTGGACATGCCGTCTCCTTGTCGTTGAAATTCCTGCCTTCAGGATACACCGAATTCGGGAAGATTCAAGACGAACGGCCGAGGTCGACACATGGCTGCGACGGTAAACTTGTGGGTCTTTCTCAATGTGTCAAACGCCGTCACCCATGGGACAACCTGGTTGCCGTAGGCCGATGGGCCGTACAAAAAAGCCCAGCGGAGTCCGGAAAAGGAAATTACTTACCCTCGACCAGCAGGCGGATTTCATCAGCCTTGAAGCCAATAACGCATTTGTTGCCAACCACGGTAGTGGGAAAGGAAACATCGGGATTCACTGCCCTGAGTTCACGCATGGCGATGTTGCGCTCATCGCCGGAAAGCCTGTCGGTGTAAAGCAGCTTGAAGCCGCTTTGGCCAAGTATCTCAGTAAGCAGCTCCATTGCGTTGTGGCAATGAGGGCACGTGCTGAGGGCATAAAGGGTGACTTTTTTGCTCATGGTGTTCTCTCTAGTTGTCCTGAAGGTGGTGGCAGCCGAGCGAGTGCTTGTTACTGAGGGCCGACATGGCCACGATATAGGCCGCATAGCTGCCATGGAAAAGATCGATAAGCGGTTTGGATAACGGCGTGGTCTTGTAGAACTTGGTCAGGTCCTTGATCAGGACGCGCAGGTCTTCGCAGGCCCGGGTCAGCCGCTGGTCGGTGCGGTTGATGCCCGCGTAGTTCCACATGGTGGTGCGGATATTCATCCAGTCCTGGGCGATGAGGGCCGGGTCCTCGTTGCTGGTTCTGCCCGGATGCTTCCAGTCCGGGATGGAGTCCTGCAGTCGTTTGTTGGCTCCGGGCTTTCGGGTCAGCTTGTTGGCAATGGATTTGCCAGCATTGCATCCCCAGAGCACGCCTTCGAGCAGGGAGGTGCTCGCCAGCCGGTTGGCCCCGTGCACGCCCGTGCAGCTGCATTCGCCGATGGCGTGCAAACGGTCCAGGCTGGTCAGGCCGTTGAGGTCCGAATACACGCCGCCGCAGTGGTAGTGCGCCGCCGGGACCACCGGGATGGGGTCCTTGTCGATATCGATGCCGAGATCGCGGCACCGCTTGTAGATGGTCGGGAAACGGGTGGCCAGCTCATGCTTCACGGGACGGCAATCGAGGAAGACGCAGTCCTCGCCGCTGCGATGGAGGGTGTCCACGATGGCGCGCGAGACCACGTCGCGCGGGGCCAGCTCCAGGCGCGGGTCATAGCGGGACATGAACCGTTCACCCCGGCTGTTGACAAGGTGTGCGCCTTCGCCGCGCATGGCCTCGGTGATCAGGAAAAGACGTTTGGAGCGGTGGAAAAGCGCCGTGGGATGGAACTGGACATACTCCGCGTTCATCAGTCGCACACCGGCCCTGTGTGCCATGGACAGGGCGGACCCCAGGGAGCACTTGGCGTTGGTGGAATGCAGGAAAAGTCGTCCGGCACCGCCTGTTGCCAGTACCGTGTAGTCGGCAAGGATGGTCTCCACCGAGTTGCTGGCCTGGTTGTATACATATGCGCCCAGGCACTGGTTGGTCCGGCTGTAGCGGAAGGAAAGCTTGGAGGTGTGGTGGAGGCTGGTGATCAGATCGACCGCAGTCCGGCCCTTGAGCTGGTGGATAAGCGGTTCGTCATCGATAGCCTGTGCAAGGCCTTCCATGATGGCCTTGCCGGTGTAGTCGCCGCAGTAGAGCACCCGGTAGGCGGAGTGCGCTCCCTCCCGGGTCATGTCCAGGCTGCCGTCTTCCTTGCGGGCGAAGGGCACGCCGATGCGGTCAATGAGCATCTCCTTGACCGCGTCCGGCCCGTATTTGGAGAGGTGGTTGACGGCTGGGGTGTTGTTGTGTCGGCAGCCTGCCTTGAGGATGTCTTTGCTGAGCAGGGCGGCGGTGTCGTCGTCTCCACGGGAGACAATGCCTCCCTGGGCATAGGCCGTGTTGCCGTCGCCCAACTCGTCCCCGGCAGTGAGCAGGGTGACCTCATGTCCCTTGGCCGCGATATTCAGGGCGCAACACGCCCCGGCCACGCCGGAACCGATGACCAAAGCCTGCGTGATGATGCGTGACTGGAGCATGGACGCTCCGGGTTAAAACAGGCTGGGGGAGATGTAGCCGCAGGCAGTGCCGTCACGGCGGGTGCAACTGGGCACCACTTTGACCTTGTCCCCATCAATCTGCCAGTCCCGGATGGCGTCGCATTCGGACATGACGTCCAAAGCCTTGGTCAGCCGTGCAGGGAAGGCGTGGCGGGAGCGGTCGGGCGCGCCGCACAAGGCGCGCAGGCATTCCATCTCGGCGACGAAGCCGCCCTTGAAGGACATGATCGCACCATGCAGCCATTTGGCCAGGCCGTTGCGCTTGAAGCAGCGGCGGTTCTCCATGTCCAGGGACAGGTTGCGCTCGTGGCGGATTGAGGTGACCACGTCCTGGTTTACTTCCACCAGGCAGCTTCCCAGACGTTGGTCCAGGAGGACCCGGTCGATGAGCCGGGTCATGTAGCGATAGCCCTTTCCCTCGATCATCATGGAGCCCATGTGCAGCCGCCACAGGCTGGAAAAGACCCGCTCTCGGTTCATGTCGTAATTGCGCAGGTTGACGGCACGGAGCAATTCGCCGGGATCTATGCGCACCTTTTCGGAGCCTCCGCCGGAGGTCGGGGTCCGCATCACGCAGTGGATGAGCACGTCAAGATCCCACTGGTCGAAGGTCTCGCCGGTAAAAGTCATGGTCTTATCCCTAGCCAGGGTGACGAGTTCCTTGTCTTTGACGTAGTCTGTTTTGCCCATGTACCCGGCAGAGAAAAGATCGGAGAGGAAATATACGCCCAGACGCTGTTGCCGGAATCGGCTCTCCTCCTGTGCGTTGCCGAAAAAGCCGTCGAACGCGGCAACGTAGGGGCCGTGCGGCGCGTGCATTCCAATGGAATCGTTCACGTATGTGGAATCAAACATGCTTTCCTCCCTGTAAACCGGTGTGAGCCGGTTCGTCAGTTTTCGATCTCCGTCACAAAGCAGTGCGACGGGTTCGGTGAGCCGGAAGATGGAGACGGGACGTTCCAGCCTCTTGTTGCGGAAATCGCACCGTTTTCCGGTTTCACGTCGAGAAATACGCGTTTCGTGATCTGGGTCGAAATCGGTTCGGGACCGATGGTTCGCGGGGCCTTCGGGGAGAGGCGCGGGAAACGAGGTGTGGGCGGGAGCAGCACACGGTCCAGCGAGGGCGTCGTTTCGACTTGGCGGAGTGTGTCCTCGGTGGTGTACATGTGCAAACCTCTGTTCCCTGGAGGTGGGAAGGGGGGCCGGAGAAGCCCCCCTTCCAGGACGGGGTTATAGTGTGAGGTTAGAAGGCTATTTATGTATCAAGATTCTCGTTGAGGACCTCGGATACCGTTCTTTGCGGCAAGTATCATATGTTAAGTGGACCTGCTTTCCGCCGCCCCGCCAGCCTTGCCGAACGCCGGCGAGGCAACGGAAAGCTCCATCATCAGGGCTTAGGATTTGAGCATTTCCTTGAGCTGCCGCAGATGGGTGCGCTCTTCGTCGGCGCACTGCATCACGAACTGCTTTTCGGACTCGGGCACAAGCTCCTTCATCTCGATGAAGAAGAGCAGGGTGTCCTTCTCGAAGCTCATGGCCATTCGCAGGGCAGTATCCTCATCCTCGGCGTCGGCCATATACTTTTCGGCCAGACCGCCGCTGAACAGGGCGTGAGACTCGATCAGGGCGTTGAGGTAGGTGGAATACTCTTCCTCGTTGGACCATGCAGGCATCTCGACTTTGCCCAGCCTGTCGAGCAGGGCGGCGAAGATGGCCTCGTGCTTGGTTTCCTCTTCTGCCAGGTACCTGAACAGATCCTTGATCTCGTCGGTCTTGGCGGCATCGGCAGCACGGGTATAAAACGCTCTGCCTTTCTTTTCTATTTCAACAGCGACTTTAGCTATCTCGTTGGCATGGAAGAAATTAGCCATGTCTTCTCCTGACGATTCTCGTTGTTACAGGTCGTACTTTCCGGCTCGCAGTCCGCATAGGCGGTCCCGCTACAGCTCGTTCGGTATTTCCTTGAGTTGCTTGTAGGTGAACACCGGGCCGTCCATGCAGACGTACTTGTTGCCGATGTTGCAGCGTCCGCAGATACCCACGCCGCACTTCATGCGCTTTTCCAGCGTGGTGATGATCTGGTCGTCCTGGAAGCCGAGCTTTTGCAGGGCCTGGAGGGTGAACTTGATCATGATCGGGGGACCGCAGGTGACGGCCACACAGTTGTCCGGAGACGGGTTCATTTCCAGCAGCACGTTGGGGATAAGGCCAACGGAGTGCTCCCAGCCCTCGGATTCCACGTCAATGGTCAGGCGGGTGGTCATGTCGTCCCGTTCGAGCCACTCGGGCAGCTCGTACTGGAAGGCCATGTCCTGCGGGGAACGAGCGCCGTAGAGCACGGAGATCTTGCCGTAGTCTTCGCGTTTGTCCAGCATGTAGAGCAGGAGCGTGCGAAGGGGAGCCATGCCGATGCCGCCGCCAACGAAGACGATGTCCTTGCCCTTGAGTTCCTCGTACGGGAACCAATTGCCCAGAGGAGCGCGAACGCCGATCTGGTCGCCAGCGGACAGGGAGTGCAACTTGGTGGTCACTTCACCCGCGCGCATGACGCTGAACTGGAGGTAGTCCATACGGGTGGGCGGCGAATTGATGACGAAGGTGGATTCGCCGGTGCCGAACACCGAAAGCTGGCCTACCTGGCCCGGGTGGAACTTGAAGTTCTTCATGTCTTCCTCTTTGTTGAGGACGACGCGGAACGTCTTGATGTTCGGTGTTTCCTGAATGGTCTCGATAATGGTCCCAATTGCAGGAAGGTACGGATTGGACGCATTAGTCATGGTGGATTCCTGTAGCATGGGTTAGCCCTCTTGCTCGGGAGCAGGGGCGGCAATGGCATTCTGAACGATGGCTCTGATGTCCACGGACACCGGACAGCTCTTTATGCAGCGCCCGCATCCGACGCAGGCGATGTTTCCGTCATGAAGAGAGGGGTAGTAGCTGAACTTGTGGCCCACGCGGTTCTTCAGCCTGTGCGCCTTGGTCGGCCTGGGGTTGTGACCGCTGGCCTCCATGGTGAACAGTGCGGACATGCAGTTGTCCCAGGTGCGCATTCGCACGCCTTCCATGCCGAACTTCTCATCGGTGATGTTGAAGCAGTAGCAGGTGGGGCAGAGATAGGTGCAGGTGCCGCAGCTGATGCACTTGGAGGACTGGGCTTCCCAGAAGGCCGCATCGTCGAACAGGGCCAGAAGCTTGTCCTGGGCTGCGGACACGTCCACGGCGTCGCCGATGGCGGCGTTGGCCTTGTCCTTGACTGCCTGGGCTTCCGCTTCCTTGGCCTTGCCGTCTTCCAGCGAGGCCACCAGTTCGCCGCCCTTGTCCGTGACGGGCTCCATGAGCCAGCCACCGGAGACCGGGACCATCAGGACGTCTGCGCCCTTGGTGTCGGCGGGGCCGCCGCCCACCCAGTTGCAAAAGCAGGTGGTGGCGGGCTGTTCACAGGCCAGGCTCACGAAGAAGGTGTTCTCGCGGCGGGCCAGATAGTTCAGGTCCTTGATCTTCTCGGTGTTGTACACACGGTCGAAGGTGAAGAAGCCGGCCACGTCGCAGGGGCGGCCACCGACCACGACTGCAGGGGCGTCGTCCCGGCGTTCGGTCACGTCAACCATGACCTTGCCCGGGTCTTCTTCGTCTTTTTCATATTTGAAGGTCATCAGCGGTTCGCACTTGGGGAATACCGATGCCTTGGTGGACATGGTCGGACGAACACCGAGCTCGGGAGCAAAGGCTTCTTCGAACGGACGAAAGACAACTGCGTCGCCTTCGCGCCTGGGAACCAGGGTGCGGTACTGTCCGGACAGTTCTGCCAGCCAGGATGCAAGTTGGTTGGTGGGAAGGAATTTGGCAGCCATTACCAGCCTCTCTCATTGATGTTGTCTTCTTCGACCTTGAAAGCCATCAGCGGCGGCTTGGCATCGATCTTGGTGCCGGCCTTGTAATCGAAGAGTTCGTTGATTTGCTTGTTCATCTTCCGGCGGAGCAGGAGGATGGGGATGCCCACCGGGCAGGAGCGTTCGCACTCACCGCACTCGGTGCAGCGACCGGCCAGGTGCATGGCGTGGATCATCTGGAAGAACCACTTGCTCTGGACCGTGTCGTCCTGGCTCATCCAGTGAGGATCGCGGCTCTGGGCGACGCAGTGGTCGCGGCAGACGCACAGGGGACAGGCGTTGCGGCAGGCATAGCAGCGCAGGCAGCGGTCCATCTGTGCCAGCCAGTAGTTCAAGCGCTCTTCGCGGGGCTTTGCCTCAAACTCGGTCACATCGCTGTAATCGTCTTCGGCAGAGTCATCGATGGTGTCGCCGATGAAGACGTCGGAGAGCAGGGCATTGTGGTACTGGCAGCGTCCACACTTGTCCGCACCCACTTCGGTCAGGGGCAGGTCGTAGTCCTTGCCCTCGGCGGAGACGGTGATGCCCTTGGTCGTGACGTCGACTTTTTCAATGTAGTCGAGGGTACCGACGGCGCGGGCGACCTTCTTCATGGAGATGACGCCTTCGCAGGGCAGGCCGAATACGGTGATGTCCTCGCGGTTGATAAGCTTCTCCTGGAGCAGCTCGATGATGGAGCGGCTGTCGCAACCCTTGACCACGACGCCGACCTTCTTGCCTTTGAGGCCGGTCAGGTAGGTGGCGAGGTTGTGCACGCACAACGGACCCCAGGTCAGCTTGTCCACGTCCTCCTCGGTCCGCATGAACAAGGGGGTGGCGCGCAGGGGGTCGAAACCCTGCTCCCAGCCGATGACCACGTCCAGGTCGGGCAGCTTCTCTTTTATTTTGCTTTTCAATTCGTCCAAATATTGCATTTGATTACTCCATGGGGACGGTTACACCGTGGCGAACATGGCCTTGGCTTCGGCCAGCAT encodes the following:
- a CDS encoding PAS domain-containing sensor histidine kinase, with the protein product MNLQNYYETVMELSHGIVVALDLNGGIIHGNSELVAMSGYTIEELAGRDWFETFIPKGERRMARRAILKKARGKDVSAFAGVIRAKDGDTVYVNWNLKPLTDSNGDPVSLLCVGQDVTDLILREKALLRERANLVERNKQLHCLYAVSLLMGDVDMSPDSVLDRIVDLLPSAFRNPASTHARLALDRKTRETPGYEPSETVLSERIMVNREKRGRLSVAVKHDAPGLAGEPFTEGERGLFATVARQVAIVVSKKEMREAKQELERQLRQADRLAKIGQFSAGVAHEINEPLANILGFAELARQADGLPDQVKADLGAIIDSSLHAREIVRKLMFFSRKLPPQLMPLDLNETVEQALRITESQAKRGNIEIVRDYASPAPRVTADPQHLKQVVVNLVANAIQAMERDGTVRVTTSSVQDDAYLIVEDTGPGMAPEVVKHIFTPFFTTKDVDQGTGLGLSVVHGIVKAHGGFIQVDSTPGEGVRVEVVFPSPGTRKEGAA
- a CDS encoding sigma-54-dependent transcriptional regulator, producing the protein MSDDIRILAVDDSKSTLEVLKRNLLPEGYEVYTCERVDEALPLLEELDIDLVITDYRMPQATGLDLIKHVRGNHPDMEIMMITGYPSIPGAVEAIKDGAGEYLAKPFTTEELLSAVERIVSRLQQRRVFSTPDTPPDNFGIIGNSPEMARVFRRIGKAAASDANVLISGQSGTGKELVARAVHYNSDRRSASFVPVNCTAIPDSLVESELFGHVKGAFTGAKEARAGFFEIAHGGSIFLDEIGDASPNMQAKLLRVIQAKEFTKVGSSRVHRVDTRILAATHKDLKQMVAEGTFREDLFYRINVVDITVPALCERGDDILLLINYFLTKFSKGMHRTPPGLSDEVLHALQRHPWPGNVRELENLIQKLVVIVDHDPIEITDLPDAMRFSLPREGNVSRTLAEVEYEHIRNVLSMTRDNKTRAAEVLGINRKTLREKLKRMEEFGGGEE
- a CDS encoding glutaredoxin family protein gives rise to the protein MSKEITLYTISNCPHCNKTRELLTELVGANGFKWVFTDRLFGDERNEAMRRLRAINPDIAFPVTFIGDESVVGYKEDHIRELLA
- a CDS encoding glutaredoxin family protein; the encoded protein is MSKKVTLYALSTCPHCHNAMELLTEILGQSGFKLLYTDRLSGDERNIAMRELRAVNPDVSFPTTVVGNKCVIGFKADEIRLLVEGK
- the nadB gene encoding L-aspartate oxidase; protein product: MLQSRIITQALVIGSGVAGACCALNIAAKGHEVTLLTAGDELGDGNTAYAQGGIVSRGDDDTAALLSKDILKAGCRHNNTPAVNHLSKYGPDAVKEMLIDRIGVPFARKEDGSLDMTREGAHSAYRVLYCGDYTGKAIMEGLAQAIDDEPLIHQLKGRTAVDLITSLHHTSKLSFRYSRTNQCLGAYVYNQASNSVETILADYTVLATGGAGRLFLHSTNAKCSLGSALSMAHRAGVRLMNAEYVQFHPTALFHRSKRLFLITEAMRGEGAHLVNSRGERFMSRYDPRLELAPRDVVSRAIVDTLHRSGEDCVFLDCRPVKHELATRFPTIYKRCRDLGIDIDKDPIPVVPAAHYHCGGVYSDLNGLTSLDRLHAIGECSCTGVHGANRLASTSLLEGVLWGCNAGKSIANKLTRKPGANKRLQDSIPDWKHPGRTSNEDPALIAQDWMNIRTTMWNYAGINRTDQRLTRACEDLRVLIKDLTKFYKTTPLSKPLIDLFHGSYAAYIVAMSALSNKHSLGCHHLQDN
- a CDS encoding ferritin-like domain-containing protein encodes the protein MANFFHANEIAKVAVEIEKKGRAFYTRAADAAKTDEIKDLFRYLAEEETKHEAIFAALLDRLGKVEMPAWSNEEEYSTYLNALIESHALFSGGLAEKYMADAEDEDTALRMAMSFEKDTLLFFIEMKELVPESEKQFVMQCADEERTHLRQLKEMLKS
- a CDS encoding FAD/NAD(P)-binding protein; translation: MTNASNPYLPAIGTIIETIQETPNIKTFRVVLNKEEDMKNFKFHPGQVGQLSVFGTGESTFVINSPPTRMDYLQFSVMRAGEVTTKLHSLSAGDQIGVRAPLGNWFPYEELKGKDIVFVGGGIGMAPLRTLLLYMLDKREDYGKISVLYGARSPQDMAFQYELPEWLERDDMTTRLTIDVESEGWEHSVGLIPNVLLEMNPSPDNCVAVTCGPPIMIKFTLQALQKLGFQDDQIITTLEKRMKCGVGICGRCNIGNKYVCMDGPVFTYKQLKEIPNEL
- a CDS encoding 4Fe-4S dicluster domain-containing protein, which produces MAAKFLPTNQLASWLAELSGQYRTLVPRREGDAVVFRPFEEAFAPELGVRPTMSTKASVFPKCEPLMTFKYEKDEEDPGKVMVDVTERRDDAPAVVVGGRPCDVAGFFTFDRVYNTEKIKDLNYLARRENTFFVSLACEQPATTCFCNWVGGGPADTKGADVLMVPVSGGWLMEPVTDKGGELVASLEDGKAKEAEAQAVKDKANAAIGDAVDVSAAQDKLLALFDDAAFWEAQSSKCISCGTCTYLCPTCYCFNITDEKFGMEGVRMRTWDNCMSALFTMEASGHNPRPTKAHRLKNRVGHKFSYYPSLHDGNIACVGCGRCIKSCPVSVDIRAIVQNAIAAPAPEQEG
- a CDS encoding 4Fe-4S dicluster domain-containing protein, coding for MQYLDELKSKIKEKLPDLDVVIGWEQGFDPLRATPLFMRTEEDVDKLTWGPLCVHNLATYLTGLKGKKVGVVVKGCDSRSIIELLQEKLINREDITVFGLPCEGVISMKKVARAVGTLDYIEKVDVTTKGITVSAEGKDYDLPLTEVGADKCGRCQYHNALLSDVFIGDTIDDSAEDDYSDVTEFEAKPREERLNYWLAQMDRCLRCYACRNACPLCVCRDHCVAQSRDPHWMSQDDTVQSKWFFQMIHAMHLAGRCTECGECERSCPVGIPILLLRRKMNKQINELFDYKAGTKIDAKPPLMAFKVEEDNINERGW